CATGTGAAAAAGCGAGCGATAACGATACAGATTGTGAATAGGATTCTTCTGCTCTTATCTGCAGGATCGCGATTAACAATAAAAATATACCTATTCTCATTTTTCGACAAGTTTTAAAGAAATATAGGGATCCTATATCCCCGAATAATTTCTGGATTTTCATAACTTTGTTGTTGATTTAGTGATTAATTATGTCTTTGGATCTTGTGCCAAAGATGTGATTTTCGCGAACAAGAGTGAGGTGCAACTCGCTCTTGTTTTTCTTATGTCTGTATTTTCAATCTCTCTCCATAGGCTTCAATCATTTAAGTTTAACAATTCATACTGTTTTATTTTAACCAAACGTCGATTCGCTGTTTAGCAAATGTGGCATCGCTGTTTTGTTTCATCGCATTTACTTTCCACCTGATCGGTGTGGCTTGTTCCAAATAACTGAATATCTGATAGATCGTTTCGTCGGTAAATGTGGCCCAACAATTATATTCCTTATCCTTTTTCTGATTGTGGAGCACTATCTCTACATTGAAACGATGGCCGAGTACCCGGAATACGTCGTCGAGTGAGGCATTCCTGAAAACAATTTTGCCGTCTTTCCAGGCCGTGTTCTCATAGATGTTGACTTTCCGGATCTCATATTTATTCGTTCGTTTGTTGTAAGACAATCTCTCTCCCGGTTTCAGTCCGGCAATGAACTTATCGTAAGAGTGAATATCCACCAGTCCTTCTACCAGGATTGCTTCGACTTCTTCACGTTCATCGTATGTGTTTACATTGAATTGCGTACCGTGTGCCATCACTTTCAGACCGGATTTGGTAGTGACGAAGAAAGGGTGTTCCTTATCCGATTGCACTTCGAAATAACCTTCTCCTGTCAATTCTACTTCCCTGGTGTTTCCGGTGAAAACGGTCGGGTAACGTAATGTACTTCCTGCGTTCAGGCAGACTTTCGAGTGATCCGGCAGTTCCAGCCGTGTGACCATACCCGGGGCGGAAAGAACCTCCATGAATTGTACGGAGCTTTCGATCGCCGGTACTTGCTGTTCAAAGTACAGATATCCGAAAGTCAGTGTAGAGAGTAGGAGAGGTATACTAATAATCGCAGCGACACGCGATAAATAATTTACCAGGGT
This is a stretch of genomic DNA from Parabacteroides chongii. It encodes these proteins:
- a CDS encoding FecR family protein, with product MKKKDFFDLEKETLLIKYTQKQTTPEETRQVESWLKESNDYQKESDILRQALELKTKINEHNSFNSQEAFAEVNRELEKRNRRKTLVNYLSRVAAIISIPLLLSTLTFGYLYFEQQVPAIESSVQFMEVLSAPGMVTRLELPDHSKVCLNAGSTLRYPTVFTGNTREVELTGEGYFEVQSDKEHPFFVTTKSGLKVMAHGTQFNVNTYDEREEVEAILVEGLVDIHSYDKFIAGLKPGERLSYNKRTNKYEIRKVNIYENTAWKDGKIVFRNASLDDVFRVLGHRFNVEIVLHNQKKDKEYNCWATFTDETIYQIFSYLEQATPIRWKVNAMKQNSDATFAKQRIDVWLK